Proteins encoded by one window of Acuticoccus sp. MNP-M23:
- the uvrA gene encoding excinuclease ABC subunit UvrA, with product MQQRKRVVPERQLVVKGAREHNLKNVSVSLPRDSLIVFTGLSGSGKSSLAFDTIYAEGQRRYVESLSAYARQFLEMMQKPDVDQIDGLSPAISIEQKTTSKNPRSTVGTVTEIYDYMRLLWARIGVPHSPATGLPIESQTVSQMVDKVLALPEKTRLYLLAPIVRGRKGEYRKELAELQKKGFQRVKIDGTFHEIEEAPALDKKFKHDIDIVVDRVSTRPDLATRLADSIETALRLADGIAIAEFADEKDGKEPRRMVFSEKFACPVSGFTIAEIEPRLFSFNAPTGACPTCDGLGTTLRFEPDLVVPDDTLTLADGAILPWAKTGNTSPYYAQTLESLTAHYGAEMTTPWKDLADDIKKVILYGSKREKIQFVYDDGMRAYKTSKTFEGVITNIERRWNETESTWVREELSRFQSDAPCEACNGYRLRPEALAVKINTAHIGEITALSIRDAAPWFEELPEHLTEKQNEIGRAILKEIRERLRFLNDVGLDYLQLSRGSRTLSGGESQRIRLASQIGSGLTGVLYVLDEPSIGLHQRDNARLIETLKRLRDLGNTVIVVEHDEDAVLAADYVLDVGPGAGVHGGEIVAEGTPDEILANPNSLTGQYLSGVREIPAPAKRRPRKKGREIRVVNATGNNLNGVTAEIPLGLFTAVTGVSGSGKSTLVIETLFRAVSRKLNKNREQPAAHDEITGLEHLDKIIDIDQSPIGRTPRSNPATYTGAFTPIRDWFAGLPESKARGYGPGRFSFNVKGGRCEACQGDGVIKIEMHFLPDVYVECDVCKGKRYNRETLEIEFKGKSISGILDMTVEEGGEFFQAVPAVRDKLVTLNQVGLGYIRIGQQANTLSGGEAQRIKLAKELSKRATGRTLYILDEPTTGLHFHDVAKLLEVLQQLVSTGNTVVVIEHNLEVIKTADWVIDIGPEGGDGGGEIVAAGTPEKVMKVAKSYTGQYLAELLGRRGPRKVAAE from the coding sequence ATGCAACAGCGCAAGCGTGTCGTCCCCGAACGGCAACTCGTCGTCAAAGGGGCCAGAGAGCACAACCTTAAAAACGTCAGCGTGTCGCTTCCCCGCGACAGCCTGATCGTGTTCACCGGTTTGTCCGGCTCGGGCAAGTCCTCTCTGGCCTTTGATACCATTTATGCCGAGGGGCAGCGGCGGTACGTCGAGTCCCTCTCGGCCTATGCACGCCAGTTCCTGGAAATGATGCAGAAGCCGGACGTCGACCAGATCGACGGCCTGTCGCCTGCCATCTCCATCGAGCAGAAGACGACGAGCAAGAACCCGCGCTCCACCGTCGGCACCGTCACCGAGATTTACGACTACATGCGCCTTCTGTGGGCGCGGATCGGTGTGCCGCACTCGCCGGCGACGGGGCTGCCGATCGAGAGCCAGACGGTCTCGCAGATGGTCGACAAGGTGCTGGCGCTGCCGGAGAAGACGCGGCTTTACCTGCTTGCCCCCATCGTGCGCGGCCGCAAGGGCGAGTACCGCAAGGAGCTTGCCGAGCTGCAGAAGAAGGGGTTTCAGCGCGTCAAGATCGACGGCACCTTCCACGAGATCGAGGAAGCGCCGGCGCTCGACAAGAAGTTCAAGCACGACATCGACATTGTGGTGGACCGCGTGTCGACCCGGCCGGACCTTGCGACTCGCCTTGCCGACTCAATAGAGACGGCACTGCGCCTTGCCGACGGCATCGCCATTGCCGAGTTTGCGGACGAGAAGGATGGCAAAGAGCCGCGCCGGATGGTGTTTTCGGAAAAGTTCGCGTGCCCTGTCTCCGGCTTCACCATCGCCGAGATCGAGCCGCGGCTGTTCTCGTTCAACGCCCCCACCGGCGCCTGTCCCACCTGCGACGGCCTTGGCACCACCTTGCGCTTCGAGCCGGACCTTGTGGTGCCCGACGACACGTTGACGCTGGCCGATGGCGCAATCCTCCCCTGGGCGAAAACCGGCAACACCAGCCCCTATTATGCCCAGACGCTGGAATCGCTGACCGCCCACTATGGCGCCGAGATGACGACGCCGTGGAAGGACCTCGCGGACGATATCAAGAAGGTGATCCTCTACGGCTCCAAGCGCGAAAAGATCCAGTTCGTCTATGATGACGGGATGCGCGCCTACAAGACGTCCAAGACCTTCGAGGGCGTGATCACCAACATCGAGCGCCGCTGGAACGAGACCGAATCCACGTGGGTGCGCGAGGAGCTGTCCCGCTTCCAGTCCGACGCGCCGTGCGAGGCGTGCAACGGCTACCGCCTCCGCCCCGAGGCGCTGGCGGTGAAGATCAACACCGCGCACATCGGCGAGATCACCGCGCTCTCCATCCGCGACGCCGCACCGTGGTTCGAGGAACTGCCCGAGCACCTGACCGAAAAGCAGAACGAGATCGGCCGCGCGATCCTCAAGGAAATCCGCGAGCGGCTGCGGTTCCTCAACGATGTGGGGCTCGACTATCTCCAGCTCTCGCGCGGCAGCCGCACCCTTTCGGGCGGGGAAAGCCAGCGCATCCGGCTCGCCTCACAGATCGGCTCCGGCCTGACCGGCGTGCTCTATGTGCTGGACGAGCCGTCCATCGGCCTCCACCAGCGCGACAACGCGCGCCTGATCGAGACGCTGAAGCGGCTTCGCGATCTCGGCAACACCGTCATCGTGGTCGAGCATGACGAGGACGCGGTGCTCGCCGCCGACTATGTGCTCGACGTTGGCCCCGGCGCCGGTGTCCACGGCGGCGAGATTGTCGCCGAGGGCACGCCGGACGAGATCCTCGCCAACCCCAACTCGCTCACCGGGCAGTACCTGTCCGGCGTGCGCGAAATCCCGGCGCCCGCAAAGCGGCGGCCGCGCAAGAAGGGCCGCGAGATCCGGGTGGTCAACGCCACCGGCAACAACCTCAATGGCGTCACGGCCGAGATCCCGCTGGGGCTGTTCACCGCCGTCACCGGCGTGTCGGGCTCCGGCAAGTCGACGCTGGTGATCGAGACGCTGTTCCGCGCCGTCAGCCGCAAGCTCAACAAGAACCGCGAGCAGCCGGCGGCGCACGACGAGATCACGGGGCTCGAACACCTCGACAAGATCATCGACATCGACCAGTCGCCCATCGGCCGCACGCCGCGCTCCAACCCCGCCACCTACACCGGCGCCTTCACGCCGATCCGCGACTGGTTCGCCGGGCTGCCGGAATCCAAGGCGCGCGGCTACGGGCCGGGGCGCTTCTCGTTCAACGTCAAGGGTGGGCGCTGCGAGGCGTGCCAAGGCGACGGCGTCATCAAGATCGAGATGCACTTTTTGCCGGACGTCTACGTCGAGTGCGATGTGTGCAAGGGCAAGCGCTACAACCGCGAGACGCTGGAGATCGAGTTCAAGGGCAAGTCCATCTCCGGCATTCTGGACATGACGGTGGAGGAGGGGGGCGAGTTCTTCCAGGCCGTGCCCGCGGTGCGCGACAAGCTGGTGACGCTGAACCAGGTCGGTCTCGGTTATATCCGTATTGGCCAGCAGGCGAACACGCTGTCCGGCGGCGAGGCCCAGCGCATCAAGCTCGCCAAGGAGCTTTCCAAGCGCGCCACCGGCCGCACCCTTTATATTCTCGACGAGCCGACCACGGGGCTCCATTTCCACGATGTGGCAAAATTGCTCGAAGTGCTCCAGCAGCTTGTTTCCACAGGCAATACTGTGGTGGTGATCGAGCACAACCTCGAGGTCATCAAGACCGCGGACTGGGTGATCGACATCGGTCCCGAGGGCGGGGACGGGGGCGGCGAGATTGTCGCAGCCGGCACGCCCGAGAAGGTCATGAAGGTCGCGAAAAGCTATACGGGTCAGTATCTTGCCGAGCTTCTGGGGCGGCGCGGGCCGCGCAAGGTGGCGGCCGAGTAG
- a CDS encoding RbsD/FucU domain-containing protein: MLKGLDPRLGADVLYALRSMGHGDTVVICDGNFPADHIARQTGLGDLIAIANVSVPDAIEAILSVLPVEDAARMEVMGAPDEIPAIQAEVQALLDRHEPSAGQLRGIERFAFYEEAKNAYCVISTGERRFYGCIILTKGVIAPDA; this comes from the coding sequence ATGCTCAAGGGTCTCGACCCGCGCCTTGGCGCAGACGTCCTTTACGCGCTCCGCTCCATGGGCCACGGCGACACCGTAGTCATCTGCGACGGGAATTTTCCCGCCGATCACATCGCAAGGCAGACCGGCCTTGGCGACCTCATCGCCATTGCCAACGTCTCCGTTCCGGATGCCATCGAGGCGATCCTCTCGGTGCTTCCGGTGGAAGATGCTGCCCGCATGGAAGTGATGGGCGCACCGGACGAGATCCCCGCAATCCAGGCCGAGGTGCAGGCGCTGCTCGACCGGCACGAGCCCTCCGCGGGCCAGTTGCGCGGTATCGAGCGGTTCGCATTCTACGAGGAAGCCAAGAACGCCTATTGCGTGATTTCCACTGGTGAGCGGCGCTTTTACGGCTGCATCATCCTCACCAAGGGCGTGATTGCACCCGATGCTTGA
- a CDS encoding DUF1127 domain-containing protein, with product MFDRISRAFHNWRVTVETTEELSRLSDGQLRDIGLTREQIPEVVRGRNIA from the coding sequence ATGTTCGATCGTATCTCCCGCGCCTTCCATAACTGGCGCGTCACCGTTGAAACCACCGAAGAATTGTCCCGCCTGTCCGACGGTCAGCTGCGCGACATCGGCCTGACCCGGGAACAGATCCCGGAAGTTGTTCGCGGCCGCAACATCGCCTGA
- the rbsK gene encoding ribokinase: MGRVAVLGIFNADLTFEAGRLPAMGETILGENFRLGPGGKGSNQAVAAARAGATVSMVTRIGKDAFGETALATWHADGIATDAVIRDDARPTGTAFIFVSTQTRDNAIIVASGAAGALSPADIDGAREAIAGADVFVTQLEQPIPAAERGLALARDAGVTTIFNPAPAAEVSDALLALCDYVTPNQGEVAALTGLPAGTLEEARIAAEHLRRRGARAVIVTLGELGALYHDGTVSELVEAVSAGPIEETTGAGDCFNGALAAALSEGAMPLEAVRFACAAAGIAVTRAGASAAMPNRAEIDGQL, from the coding sequence ATGGGCCGCGTCGCGGTTCTCGGCATCTTCAATGCCGACCTCACCTTCGAGGCGGGGCGCCTGCCCGCCATGGGCGAGACCATTCTGGGCGAAAATTTCCGCCTTGGCCCAGGCGGCAAGGGTTCCAACCAGGCCGTTGCCGCCGCGCGCGCCGGGGCCACCGTGTCCATGGTCACGCGGATTGGTAAGGACGCCTTCGGCGAAACCGCGCTCGCCACCTGGCACGCCGACGGCATTGCAACCGACGCGGTGATCCGCGACGACGCGCGGCCCACCGGCACGGCGTTCATCTTCGTCTCCACCCAGACGCGGGACAACGCAATCATCGTGGCAAGCGGCGCCGCCGGTGCGCTGTCCCCGGCAGACATTGACGGCGCACGGGAAGCCATTGCGGGTGCCGACGTGTTCGTCACTCAGCTGGAGCAACCGATCCCGGCTGCTGAACGCGGGCTTGCCCTTGCCAGGGATGCCGGCGTCACCACCATCTTCAACCCGGCCCCGGCGGCCGAGGTGTCCGATGCGCTCCTGGCACTATGCGATTACGTCACCCCCAACCAGGGTGAGGTGGCGGCGCTGACGGGCCTCCCCGCCGGCACGCTGGAGGAGGCGCGGATTGCCGCCGAGCATCTGCGCAGGCGCGGCGCCCGTGCCGTGATCGTGACGCTGGGCGAACTTGGCGCGCTGTACCACGACGGCACGGTGAGCGAGCTGGTCGAAGCGGTTTCGGCCGGCCCCATTGAAGAGACCACAGGTGCGGGAGATTGTTTCAACGGTGCGCTGGCGGCGGCCCTCTCGGAGGGTGCCATGCCGCTGGAGGCGGTCCGCTTTGCGTGCGCTGCGGCGGGAATAGCGGTCACGCGGGCCGGTGCATCGGCCGCCATGCCGAACCGGGCAGAGATCGACGGGCAGCTCTAG
- a CDS encoding glycosyltransferase produces MPNGQPRILIYSHDSFGLGHLRRCRAIAHAMVGDMSKLSVIILSGSPIIGSFEFRSRVDFVRVPGVIKQRNGGYSALSLQLDIEHTLKLRGSIIEHTAEVFDPDIFIVDKEPLGLRGEVEPTLNRLRDQGTRLVLGLRDVMDDPISLADEWARKNAVHALEEIYDEIWVYGKEEVHDPLQGIDVSKKVRDKMVYTGYLRRDIPVVDSGTDEIPFDGEPYILVTPGGGGDGMELVDWVLRAYEAHEKPLFPALIVLGPFMPAEAQAQFKARAEALRLVHIIRFTPTIERLMADATAIVGMGGYNIFCEILSFDKPTLLVPRVVPRREQAIRAANAEKVGLVTSLPIDAYPDVDIMLQALVELPERAPPSAAGVGDLLSGLDIINQRTRDILKKGRQPGQPPLTLVR; encoded by the coding sequence ATGCCCAACGGACAACCAAGAATTCTCATCTATTCGCACGATTCCTTCGGCCTGGGGCATCTGCGCCGCTGCCGCGCGATCGCCCATGCGATGGTCGGCGACATGAGCAAGCTGTCGGTCATCATCTTGTCCGGCTCGCCCATCATCGGCAGTTTCGAATTCCGCTCGCGGGTGGATTTCGTCCGCGTGCCGGGCGTCATCAAGCAGCGCAACGGCGGCTACTCGGCGCTCTCCCTCCAGCTCGACATCGAGCACACGCTCAAGCTGCGCGGCTCCATCATCGAGCACACGGCAGAAGTGTTCGACCCGGATATCTTCATCGTCGACAAGGAGCCGCTGGGCCTGCGCGGGGAGGTGGAACCCACCCTCAACCGCTTGCGCGACCAGGGCACCCGCCTGGTGCTCGGCCTGCGCGACGTGATGGACGACCCGATCAGCCTTGCCGATGAGTGGGCGCGCAAGAACGCCGTCCACGCGCTGGAAGAGATCTACGACGAGATCTGGGTTTACGGCAAGGAAGAGGTCCACGACCCGCTGCAGGGCATCGACGTCTCCAAAAAGGTGCGGGACAAGATGGTCTACACCGGGTACCTGCGGCGCGACATTCCGGTGGTGGATTCCGGCACCGACGAGATCCCGTTCGACGGCGAACCCTACATTCTGGTGACGCCCGGTGGTGGCGGCGACGGGATGGAGCTGGTGGACTGGGTGCTGCGCGCCTACGAGGCCCACGAGAAGCCGCTGTTCCCCGCGCTCATCGTGCTGGGTCCTTTCATGCCCGCCGAGGCGCAGGCGCAGTTCAAGGCACGCGCCGAAGCGCTACGCCTCGTCCACATCATCCGCTTCACGCCCACCATCGAGCGGCTGATGGCAGATGCCACCGCCATTGTCGGCATGGGCGGCTACAACATTTTCTGCGAGATCCTGTCCTTCGACAAGCCGACGCTGCTGGTGCCGCGCGTAGTGCCGCGGCGCGAACAGGCGATCCGCGCTGCCAATGCGGAGAAGGTCGGCCTCGTCACCTCGCTTCCCATCGACGCCTACCCGGACGTCGACATCATGCTACAGGCGCTGGTGGAGCTGCCGGAGCGGGCGCCCCCCTCAGCCGCTGGTGTTGGCGATCTTCTCTCCGGGCTGGACATCATCAACCAGCGCACGCGCGACATTCTCAAAAAAGGACGGCAGCCCGGGCAGCCTCCGCTGACGCTCGTACGCTGA
- a CDS encoding polysaccharide deacetylase, which translates to MTPLAQLESHLDRSVAAPRVFWWRDDDAVLPGPKLDRLADCADRAGAPLALAAIPARAKPALLAFAASADISILQHGVAHENHQSTGKAAELGDGRPVAAIIEGLTAARRRLAGEAFVPVLVPPWNRMRPELGPALADAGYIGLSLYGEGTTQLPLRRVDTHIDPIAWRSDRSLAPDAALAAMIDKAIAQDGPIGILTHHIDHDDAIEGFVTELAALVARHPGARWAGARELFGTAP; encoded by the coding sequence GTGACCCCGCTTGCGCAACTGGAATCTCACCTCGACCGGAGCGTTGCAGCGCCCCGTGTGTTCTGGTGGCGGGACGACGACGCCGTGCTGCCCGGCCCGAAGCTCGACCGATTGGCCGATTGTGCAGACCGCGCAGGCGCCCCGCTCGCCCTTGCAGCGATCCCCGCCCGCGCCAAACCGGCCCTGCTGGCCTTTGCCGCCAGCGCCGACATTTCCATTCTCCAGCACGGCGTTGCCCACGAGAACCACCAGAGCACCGGCAAGGCGGCGGAGCTGGGCGACGGGCGGCCCGTTGCCGCGATCATCGAAGGGCTCACCGCGGCCCGCAGGCGTCTTGCCGGCGAAGCGTTCGTCCCCGTCCTCGTGCCGCCCTGGAACCGGATGCGGCCCGAACTTGGCCCCGCCCTTGCCGATGCCGGCTATATCGGCCTCTCACTTTACGGCGAAGGCACCACCCAATTGCCGCTCCGGCGCGTCGACACCCACATCGACCCGATTGCCTGGCGCAGCGACCGCAGCCTTGCACCGGACGCTGCCCTTGCCGCGATGATCGACAAGGCCATCGCGCAAGACGGCCCCATCGGCATCCTCACCCACCATATCGACCATGACGACGCCATCGAGGGTTTCGTCACCGAGCTTGCCGCGCTGGTGGCACGGCACCCCGGCGCACGGTGGGCCGGGGCGCGCGAGCTTTTCGGCACCGCGCCATGA
- the ruvX gene encoding Holliday junction resolvase RuvX, with protein MSDPFIPIEGLANHQGPLFGLDLGSKTIGIAVADDGWHIASPLQTIRRTRFAADAADLIALADRYKVTAFVVGLPFNMDGTAGPRVQSTRAFARNLAKLDPRPVVGWDERWSTVEATRTMIAADVSRAKRQESVDKIAAALILQGALDRLRAIGLPTRDR; from the coding sequence ATGAGCGATCCCTTCATCCCCATCGAAGGGCTGGCGAACCACCAGGGCCCGCTGTTCGGCCTCGACCTTGGCAGCAAGACCATCGGCATTGCGGTGGCGGACGATGGCTGGCACATCGCCTCGCCGCTGCAAACCATCCGCCGGACCCGGTTCGCAGCCGATGCAGCGGACCTTATTGCCCTTGCCGACCGCTACAAGGTGACGGCCTTTGTGGTCGGCCTGCCGTTCAACATGGACGGGACGGCTGGCCCGCGCGTCCAGTCCACCCGTGCCTTTGCCCGCAATCTGGCAAAGCTCGACCCGCGGCCGGTGGTCGGCTGGGACGAGCGCTGGTCCACCGTCGAGGCCACGCGCACGATGATTGCCGCCGATGTCTCGCGCGCGAAACGGCAGGAATCAGTGGACAAGATTGCGGCCGCCCTCATCCTGCAAGGCGCACTCGACCGGTTGCGCGCCATCGGCCTCCCCACCCGCGATCGCTGA
- a CDS encoding glycosyltransferase family 4 protein has product MKVALLTPMKPPDASTPSGDRTFARLILKALATGGHTAALASPFVTRCNAPEDLAAIEAEAPRALAKTIETLSFKPDIVLTYHNYHKAPDLLGPRLAAHYGAAYAIVEASRSPRQATGPWAEGFARADAALAAANAVGAVTARDRPALADFVPHALVPFQPFIDTAPFAAPHTGSPGGRQIVSAAMMRPGRKADSVALLASAFCKVAGEMPEASLTIAGDGPERARLEPLFAPGTFVGRLAEADLAALFAGADLFVWPAIEEPFGFVFLEAQAAGLPVIGGAARGVVDIVRDGGVLVPPGKTDALAAAILALLSNPARLSATGKAARSFAAANDLGAGAARLDALFAHARRRHTAALRQ; this is encoded by the coding sequence ATGAAGGTCGCACTGCTGACGCCGATGAAGCCGCCGGATGCGTCAACGCCGTCAGGCGACCGGACCTTCGCACGGCTGATCCTGAAAGCCCTTGCCACGGGCGGTCACACCGCAGCCCTCGCCTCCCCGTTCGTCACCCGGTGCAATGCGCCGGAGGACCTTGCGGCCATCGAGGCCGAGGCCCCGCGCGCGCTGGCGAAAACCATCGAAACGCTTTCGTTCAAGCCGGATATCGTTTTGACCTACCACAACTACCACAAGGCGCCGGACCTGCTGGGCCCCCGCCTCGCCGCCCACTACGGCGCGGCCTATGCGATTGTCGAGGCAAGCCGGTCGCCGCGGCAAGCAACCGGCCCCTGGGCCGAAGGCTTCGCACGCGCCGACGCTGCGCTGGCGGCCGCCAACGCTGTGGGGGCGGTCACCGCACGGGACCGGCCGGCGCTGGCCGATTTCGTCCCGCACGCGCTCGTGCCCTTTCAGCCTTTCATCGACACGGCCCCCTTTGCCGCACCGCACACCGGTTCACCGGGTGGCCGGCAGATCGTATCCGCCGCCATGATGCGGCCGGGGCGCAAGGCCGACAGCGTCGCGCTGCTCGCCAGCGCTTTTTGCAAGGTTGCGGGCGAAATGCCGGAGGCATCGCTGACCATTGCCGGCGACGGACCGGAGCGGGCACGGCTGGAGCCGCTGTTTGCGCCAGGTACATTTGTGGGCCGGCTTGCCGAGGCAGACCTTGCCGCGCTGTTTGCAGGCGCTGATCTTTTTGTCTGGCCGGCCATCGAAGAGCCTTTCGGCTTCGTCTTTCTGGAGGCGCAGGCCGCCGGGCTTCCGGTGATCGGCGGCGCAGCGCGCGGCGTGGTGGATATCGTCAGGGATGGCGGTGTGCTGGTCCCGCCCGGCAAGACCGATGCGCTGGCCGCGGCCATCCTCGCGCTCCTGTCGAACCCCGCGCGCCTGAGCGCCACCGGGAAGGCTGCCCGGTCGTTTGCCGCCGCAAACGACCTTGGCGCAGGCGCCGCACGGCTTGATGCGCTGTTTGCCCATGCCAGGCGCCGCCACACCGCGGCCCTCCGGCAATGA
- a CDS encoding glycosyltransferase yields MTATSRAQKAGRIAVVVKGYPRLSETFIAQEILGLQRMGFDLLIVSLRHPTDGALHDLHHEITAPVLYLPEYLKDDPPRVRAGMKAASALPGFADAEGAYAADLARDPSASRRRRWGQAAVLAAELPADVAQIYVHYLHTPASVARYAAKMRGLPFAFSAHAKDIYTTPQWDLRTKIADAAWGATCTAYNARVLRALSDDPAKIDLVYHGLDVARFPEPPARVAHTGEAGDPIEIVSVCRAVEKKGLDDLLRALARLPEGLHWRFSHIGGGALVPDLQALADRLGLGARVAFLGSMARDRVIETYAAADLFVLASRIAKNGDRDGLPNVIMEAMAMGLPVISTAVSAVPEIVTPETGILVPERAPEALAKAVEVLAADPAKRLALGAAGAVRVRADFLPVAGFETLRSRLLRVGAAGATG; encoded by the coding sequence ATGACCGCCACATCGCGGGCGCAGAAGGCCGGCCGGATTGCGGTTGTGGTCAAAGGGTATCCGCGCCTGTCGGAGACCTTCATCGCGCAGGAAATTCTCGGCTTGCAGCGGATGGGGTTCGACCTCCTCATCGTCTCGCTGCGCCACCCGACCGATGGCGCGCTGCACGACCTTCACCACGAGATCACCGCCCCCGTCCTCTACCTGCCGGAGTATCTGAAGGACGACCCGCCACGGGTGCGCGCCGGGATGAAGGCGGCCAGCGCCCTCCCCGGCTTTGCCGACGCGGAAGGCGCCTATGCCGCCGATCTGGCGCGCGACCCTTCCGCGAGCCGCCGGCGCCGCTGGGGCCAGGCCGCGGTGCTTGCCGCCGAGCTCCCGGCCGATGTGGCGCAGATCTACGTCCACTACCTCCACACCCCGGCTTCCGTGGCGCGGTACGCAGCAAAGATGCGCGGGCTGCCCTTTGCCTTCTCCGCCCACGCCAAGGATATCTACACCACACCGCAGTGGGATTTGCGCACCAAGATTGCCGATGCCGCATGGGGTGCGACCTGCACCGCCTACAACGCCCGCGTCCTGCGCGCTCTGTCAGACGACCCCGCCAAGATCGACCTCGTCTACCACGGGCTCGATGTCGCGCGTTTTCCAGAACCGCCCGCCCGTGTGGCGCACACCGGTGAGGCGGGCGATCCCATCGAGATCGTCAGCGTCTGCCGGGCGGTCGAGAAGAAGGGCCTCGACGATCTGCTCCGCGCCCTTGCGAGATTGCCGGAAGGCCTGCACTGGCGCTTCAGCCATATCGGCGGCGGTGCGCTGGTGCCGGACCTTCAGGCACTGGCGGACCGGCTGGGGCTTGGCGCGCGCGTTGCCTTTCTCGGCTCCATGGCACGGGACCGGGTGATCGAGACCTACGCCGCGGCCGACCTCTTCGTTCTTGCCAGCCGGATCGCGAAGAACGGCGACCGGGACGGGCTGCCCAACGTGATCATGGAAGCCATGGCCATGGGACTTCCCGTCATTTCCACGGCGGTTTCCGCAGTGCCCGAAATCGTGACGCCGGAAACCGGCATTCTGGTGCCCGAACGCGCACCCGAAGCACTGGCGAAGGCCGTTGAAGTGCTGGCGGCAGACCCTGCAAAGCGGCTTGCGTTGGGCGCAGCGGGCGCAGTCCGGGTGCGCGCCGACTTTTTGCCTGTCGCCGGGTTCGAAACGCTGCGCAGCCGCCTTCTGCGGGTCGGGGCAGCTGGCGCCACCGGATGA
- a CDS encoding glycosyltransferase — protein sequence MKRVLIWVQHLLGTGHTVRATAIARALKAAGAEVTLVLGAASPATLDLSGLEIIQLPPVLATDASFHFIEAADGTPYEALAADRTAALLAAVERLRPDVFLTESFPFGRRRFAGELEPALTAVRANGGRTASSIRDVLVRKSAAKQQAMAQCARQMFDRVLVHADPRFVTLGDSFSTADGIADLIRYTGFVDGKARPAFASARSGIVVSAGGSQVGAGLLSASVDAAIRNRGRNWRILVPPSLADNAAHWREVAPPNAIIEDNRADFRELLAGAAISVSQAGYNTVLDVLSAGPRAVFVPFAEHEETEQTDRAAALAARGLAGVLPEKKLTPRTLLMAIARVVEAPPPPRLTLDLDGARRSAAILLEGL from the coding sequence ATGAAGCGCGTTCTCATCTGGGTGCAGCACCTGCTGGGCACGGGCCATACGGTGCGCGCCACCGCCATCGCCCGCGCGCTGAAGGCGGCCGGCGCCGAGGTGACGCTGGTGCTGGGCGCCGCGTCGCCCGCAACGCTCGACCTCTCCGGCCTCGAAATCATCCAGCTCCCGCCGGTTCTGGCCACCGATGCCTCGTTCCACTTCATCGAAGCTGCGGACGGCACCCCCTACGAGGCGCTGGCTGCCGACCGGACCGCAGCGCTCCTTGCAGCGGTCGAGCGGTTGCGGCCCGATGTGTTCCTCACCGAGAGCTTCCCCTTCGGCCGCCGCCGCTTCGCCGGCGAGCTGGAGCCTGCACTCACCGCCGTGCGGGCAAACGGTGGACGCACCGCAAGCTCCATCCGCGATGTTCTGGTGCGCAAATCGGCCGCGAAGCAGCAGGCGATGGCACAATGCGCCCGCCAGATGTTCGACCGTGTACTCGTCCATGCCGACCCGCGGTTCGTGACGCTGGGCGACAGCTTTTCGACCGCCGATGGGATTGCGGATCTCATCCGCTACACCGGCTTCGTGGATGGCAAGGCCCGCCCGGCCTTTGCAAGCGCGCGCAGCGGCATTGTGGTGTCGGCCGGCGGCAGTCAGGTGGGCGCGGGCCTCCTGTCGGCTTCGGTGGATGCCGCCATCCGCAATCGCGGGCGCAACTGGCGCATTCTGGTGCCGCCCTCGCTGGCCGACAATGCCGCCCATTGGCGCGAGGTGGCGCCGCCCAACGCCATCATCGAAGACAACCGCGCCGACTTCCGGGAGCTTTTGGCCGGCGCTGCAATCTCGGTCAGCCAGGCGGGCTACAATACCGTGCTCGACGTTCTGAGCGCCGGTCCGCGCGCTGTCTTCGTGCCATTTGCCGAACACGAAGAGACCGAGCAGACCGACCGGGCCGCCGCGCTCGCCGCACGCGGCCTTGCCGGCGTGCTTCCGGAGAAGAAGTTGACGCCGCGCACCCTGTTGATGGCAATTGCGCGGGTGGTGGAGGCGCCGCCGCCCCCCCGCCTGACGCTGGATCTGGATGGCGCCCGCCGCAGCGCGGCCATTTTGCTGGAGGGCCTGTGA